The following coding sequences lie in one Aspergillus luchuensis IFO 4308 DNA, chromosome 8, nearly complete sequence genomic window:
- the SUI1 gene encoding translation initiation factor eIF1 (COG:J;~EggNog:ENOG410PNPS;~InterPro:IPR001950,IPR005874,IPR036877;~PFAM:PF01253;~go_function: GO:0003743 - translation initiation factor activity [Evidence IEA];~go_process: GO:0006413 - translational initiation [Evidence IEA]), which translates to MSIENLKTFDPFAEADEDTGETKQSQNYIHIRIQQRNGRKTLTTVQGLPKKFDQKKILKVIKKKFACNGTIVNDTEMGEVIQLQGDQRKDVQEFLTDKKEGLELDAKTIKVHGF; encoded by the exons ATGTCCATCGAAAACCTTAAGACCTTCG ACCCCTTCGCCGAAGCTGACGAAGACACCGGCGAGACTAAACAGTCTCAAAATTACATCCATATACGGATTCAAC AGCGCAATGGTCGTAAGACCTTGACTACCGTCCAGGGTCTTCCTAAGAAGTTCgatcagaagaagatcttgaaggtcatcaagaagaagttcG CCTGCAATGGCACCATCGTCAACGACACTGAGATGGGAGAGGTGATTCAGCTGCAGGGAGATCAGCGTAAAGATGTTCAGGAGTTCTTGACCgacaagaaggagggtcTCGAGCTGGACGCCAAGACCATCAAGGTCCACGGTTTCTAA
- the rgd1 gene encoding putative Rho GTPase activator (Rgd1) (BUSCO:EOG092620CR;~COG:T;~EggNog:ENOG410QDQC;~InterPro:IPR001060,IPR027267,IPR008936,IPR000198, IPR031160;~PFAM:PF00611,PF00620;~go_process: GO:0007165 - signal transduction [Evidence IEA]), with translation MADSALHDSPAHDPDAPPSSAGSTGHPGALEPRPGPAPMSEELKGRLDKVVYSDIGVTTLLTRLKQSVSSAKDFSTFLKKRSSLEEEHAQGLRKLSRSLHDSAYRNENRQGTYSHNYNELNRFHDRMADHGLQFSVSLQQMADDLNELASNIEKGRKQWKQTGLSAEKRVLEAETSAEKAKAKYESLAEQYDRVKTGDKQGGKFGLKGHKSAAQHEEELLRKVQNADSDYASKVQAAQSARQELVSTLRPQAVENIQKLIAECDSGLTLQLQKFATFNEKLLLGQGLAISPLKDGSANPALAPKSLYEVVSQIDNEKDFNEYVLSHERNPAAVTSDQIQYKRHPTLGGSSSGPVVPASQPTTQNKRQSMFLPQSFSQSNLLSSTPASSQPSAPAPVSAPAPAPAPAPALASPPATESLPYPQNPDSYSSPPFQPPYPTSRSEQHHLNQAPALPAKTPLGPTGNGFQPSPNLPPLKPVFGVSLDDLYTRDGTAVPMIVYQCFQAIELFGLDMEGIYRLSGSATHISHMKALFDNDSSQVDFTNPENFYHDVNSVAGLLKQFFRDLPDPLFTSHFYNDFINAARIDDDIQRRDSLHALVNNLPDAHYATLRALILHLNKIQEHYTQNRMNAGNIAICFGPTLMGANSGGNIADAGWQVRVIETILVNTFQIFDDD, from the exons ATGGCAGACTCCGCTTTACACGATAGTCCAGCGCATGACCCCGATGCGCCACCATCGAGTGCCGGCTCTACCGGCCACCCCGGAGCTCTAGAGCCCCGTCCCGGCCCAGCCCCTATGTCGGAAGAATTGAAGGGTCGTCTGGACAAAGTTGTCTACTCAGAT ATCGGTGTCACCACTCTCCTGACCCGACTAAAGCAAAGTGTCTCCTCGGCCAAG GACTTCTCTACTTTCCTCAAGAAACGCTCAtccctggaagaagagcatgcGCAAGGCCTGCGGAAGCTCTCTCGTTCCCTTCACGATTCTGCGTACCGCAACGAGAACCGCCAAGGTACTTACAGTCACAATTACAATGAACTCAATCGTTTCCACGACCGCATGGCGGACCACGGACTTCAGTTTTCCGTGTCTCTGCAGCAGATGGCCGATGATCTCAACGAACTCGCGTCCAATATTGAAAAGGGCCGTAAGCAATGGAAGCAGACCGGATTGAGTGCGGAGAAGAGGGTACTGGAAGCGGAAACTTCTGCGGAGAAGGCAAAAGCAAAGTACGAATCGCTTGCCGAACAATACGACCGGGTCAAGACTGGTGATAAGCAGGGTGGAAAGTTTGGCTTGAAGGGTCACAAGTCGGCTGCGCAGCATGAAGAAGAGCTGCTGCGCAAGGTTCAGAACGCTGACTCGGACTATGCTTCCAAGGTCCAGGCTGCACAGTCGGCGCGACAGGAGCTGGTTTCGACCCTGCGACCTCAGGCGGTAGAAAACATTCAGAAGCTGATTGCGGAATGCGATTCTGGTCTCACACTGCAGTTGCAGAAATTCG CAACCTTTAACGAGAAGCTGCTTCTTGGACAAGGTTTAGCCATCAGCCCATTGAAAGATGGCTCGGCCAACCCTGCTCTTGCTCCAAAGAGCTTGTATGAAGTCGTTTCTCAAATTGACAATGAGAAGGACTTCAACGAGTACGTTCTCAGCCATGAGCGGAACCCTGCTGCTGTGACTTCAGACCAAATTCAATACAAACGTCATCCG ACACTTGGAGGATCATCTTCCGGGCCCGTTGTGCCTGCCTCGCAACCGACCACGCAGAATAAGCGCCAGTCAATGTTCCTGCCTCAATCATTTTCGCAATCAAACCTCCTTTCTTCTACTCCGGCATCGTCTCAACcctcagcaccagcaccggtgTCTGctccggctccagctccggctccggcgcCGGCACTTGCTTCTCCCCCAGCCACTGAATCATTGCCATATCCACAAAACCCTGATTCATACTCGTCTCCGCCTTTCCAGCCTCCCTATCCCACATCGAGATCTGAGCAACATCACTTGAATCAAGCTCCTGCGCTACCGGCGAAGACGCCGCTGGGACCAACCGGGAATGGCTTCCAGCCTAGCCCcaaccttcctcctctgaAGCCGGTGTTTGGCGTATCTTTGGATGACCTATATACCCGGGATGGGACAGCCGTCCCAATGATTGTATACCAATGCTTCCAGGCTATTGAGCTTTTTGGATTGGACATGGAGGGTATTTATCGACTTTCTGGTAGTGCCACTCATATCAGCCACATGAAGGCGCTGTTCGACAATG ACTCATCGCAAGTCGATTTTACCAACCCAGAGAACTTTTATCATGATGTTAACAGTGTCGCTGGGCTTTTGAAGCAGTTCTTCCGGGACCTGCCGGACCCGCTGTTCACATCACATTTCTACAACGACTTCATTAACGCGGCCC GCATCGATGATGACATCCAGCGCCGTGATTCACTCCATGCGCTAGTTAACAACCTTCCGGATGCTCATTATGCTACGTTGAGGGCTTTGATACTG CATCTCAACAAAATCCAAGAGCATTACACACAAAATCGGATGAACGCAGGAAACATTGCCATCTGCTTCGG ACCTACCCTCATGGGTGCCAATTCTGGCGGCAACATCGCAGATGCCGGCTGGCAGGTCCGAGTCATTGAGACTATCCTAGTCAACACTTTCCAAATATTTGACGACGACTAG
- a CDS encoding uncharacterized protein (COG:S;~EggNog:ENOG410PQM4) has product MASSLSKGPVFSAIRSSNAPFSAFHSGPAIATPCQRRYLSQSSQRSAGLRGMPQNISMPSPAQPSMRTRGRGMPRTDLPQDIGLLPGTFIRPLWRDMPSIFQQPSERLHMEWLWIKSAFQNFVGILAYCKWLNKGLALRLRERRQIAAEYHQKMYSAFAAGDTSTLRKVCCTGLANQLSARIAARPKGERVTWNLDSYIRSPGTYFTGVRVMSDRATQIPEIPNSGVRQVVLRITSRQSKGTTKASPNGAPADSTAMANNTKQQDCTEYLVIQQFRWSGEEDQWRVWGHATPTTVEDLESPFFARGMSLADRMEAMKETMTGKK; this is encoded by the exons ATGGCGTCCTCGCTGTCCAAGGGCCCCGTTTTCTCGGCCATTCGATCCAGCAACGCTCCCTTCTCTGCCTTCCACTCCGGTCCGGCCATTGCTACACCATGCCAACGCCGATACCTTTCCCAATCCTCTCAGCGCAGTGCTGGCCTCCGCGGAATGCCTCAGAACATCTCCATGCCATCGCCCGCTCAACCTAGTATGCGAACCCGGGGTAGGGGTATGCCTAGGACGGATCTTCCCCAGGATATCGGACTTTTGCCGGGCACCTTCATCCGGCCGCTTTGGAGAGACATGCCCTCTATCTTCCAGCAACCCTCGGAGCGTTTACATATGGAATGGCTGTGGATCAAGTCGGCTTTTCAGAACTTCGTTGG AATCCTCGCCTACTGCAAATGGCTCAACAAGGGCCTTGCACTTAGACTGAGAGAGCGTCGACAGATTGCTGCTGAATACCACCAGAAGATGTACAGTGCATTTGCCGC CGGCGATACTTCTACCCTGCGCAAGGTGTGTTGCACCGGTCTTGCCAACCAGCTGAGCGCCCGCATCGCTGCCCGTCCCAAGGGCGAGCGTGTCACTTGGAACCTGGACAGTTACATTCGCTCCCCGGGCACCTATTTCACCGGTGTTCGCGTCATGTCGGATCGTGCGACTCAGATCCCCGAAATCCCCAACTCCGGAGTTCGCCAGGTCGTCCTGCGCATCACCAGCCGTCAGTCGAAGGGCACGACCAAGGCGTCTCCCAACGGTGCCCCCGCTGACAGCACGGCCAtggccaacaacaccaagcAGCAGGACTGCACCGAATACCTTGTCATCCAGCAGTTCCGCTGGTCCGGTGAGGAAGACCAATGGCGCGTCTGGGGTCACGCTACCCCCACGACCGTGGAAGACCTGGAGAGTCCCTTCTTCGCCCGTGGCATGAGCCTGGCAGACCGCATGGAGGCCATGAAGGAGACGATGACTGGAAAGAAATAA
- a CDS encoding transcription factor domain-containing protein (COG:K;~EggNog:ENOG410Q2P8;~InterPro:IPR001138,IPR036864;~PFAM:PF00172;~TransMembrane:1 (o512-528i);~go_function: GO:0000981 - DNA-binding transcription factor activity, RNA polymerase II-specific [Evidence IEA];~go_function: GO:0008270 - zinc ion binding [Evidence IEA];~go_process: GO:0006355 - regulation of transcription, DNA-templated [Evidence IEA]) has protein sequence MDLEFRGVLAPTGLATHANLITPPASSSDLRSTPRLPRPVTGFDFASKNLDSCGMEKIPAITGKRRGGCRKACNECKQQKLRCDIVQTPADACSRCRRLQIECKVEPTFKRISKRRRNAEMEREIAELRRRLATGDQSQSVEANGSDELSQCSEDVFCPPDAAVASRARPLSAPLEPQPMATPLTMHRDGSILSQDDNPWRLEDVSLSRIRVARLFEQFFKYYHPFLPLLNPQKPPDEYLRRCPLQAWSIICVASRRAPSEPGLLSALSGPFSRLLWSTITGVPQDYRVVKALCLLCTWPLPTTSQRTDATFMLSGLMMQISMQLGLHRPVQAEEFTTFRMEVQGEAVKDRLQTWVICNIVAQNVATGYGQPPSTIYDWALEPASLRDADYQPSEDLKTRLRIEKFCDRVTKALYSSKPDPVEFISSEKLLIVQLLENELRDMEVEFGRDISNINMIHLRAAELHLRYFVFLGSSARSDDLTKLFIATTSFLGRVLDLETLPGELIGHATNYILQMIVSAAFALMKLLKSDFRRHIDFEHGKLLFNGAISAIRRISVMDHDRPVRLADILAQMWNAGSPEGPAGEDALQLKVRCRMSMSHVYDTVWRWRQRFRPMKSIEDPQATMANPSLPATAGPLTRQQQEEALADPGLIYPPNFDQGAFISEAGFSEVFDSLNWVFDGIPDTFVAPPVM, from the exons ATGGATCTGGAGTTCCGGGGTGTCCTCGCACCGACTGGGTTGGCGACGCATGCCAATCTGATAACTCCCCCGGCCTCCTCTAGCGACCTTCGGAGCACCCCGAGGCTGCCCCGGCCGGTGACTGGCTTCGACTTCGCCTCCAAAAATTTAGACTCTTGCGGCATGGAGAAGATCCCCGCCATCACGGGCAAGCGGAGGGGTGGCTGTAGAAAGGCCTGTAATGAGTGTAAACAGCAAAAG CTTCGATGCGATATTGTGCAGACTCCGGCGGACGCTTGTTCGCGCTGCCGCCGGCTTCAGATAGAATGCAAAGTCGAGCCCACTTTTAAACGCATCTCGAAACGGAG GCGTAATGCTGAGATGGAACGGGAGATCGCAGAGCTCCGGCGGCGGCTTGCTACTGGTGACCAGTCGCAGTCTGTAGAAGCCAATGGCAGCGATGAGCTCTCCCAGTGTTCCGAGGATGTATTCTGTCCTCCTGATGCGGCAGTTGCGAGCAGGGCGCGGCCGCTGTCGGCGCCGCTGGAGCCTCAGCCTATGGCTACCCCTTTGACCATGCACAGAGATGGGTCTATTCTTTCCCAAGATGATAATCCATGGAGGCTGGAAGATGTCTCACTGTCCAGGATAAGGGTTGCCCGTCTATTTGAACA GTTCTTCAAGTACTATCATCCGTTTCTTCCCTTGTTGAATCCGCAGAAGCCCCCGGATGAGTATCTGCGCCGTTGTCCTTTGCAGGCCTGGTCTATCATCTGCGTCGCTAGCCGACGAGCGCCCTCGGAGCCGGGCCTCCTGAGCGCACTCTCGGGGCCTTTCAGCAGACTGCTTTGGTCTACCATTACCGGAGTTCCCCAAGACTACCGTGTGGTTAAGGCTCTTTGTCTTCTCTGCACCTGGCCATTGCCTACTACCAGTCAAAGGACTGATGCTACCTTTATGCTTAGCgggttgatgatgcagaTTTCCATGCAACTTGGATTGCACCGCCCAGTTCAGGCGGAGGAGTTCACCACTTTCCGGATGGAGGTCCAAGGCGAGGCCGTCAAGGATCGTCTGCAGACGTGGGTCATTTGTAACATTGTGGCTCAGAA CGTCGCCACCGGATATGGACAACCTCCGTCAACCATCTACGACTGGGCACTCGAGCCCGCATCGCTTCGAGATGCAGACTACCAGCCTTCTGAAGACCTGAAGACTCGACTGCGCATTGAGAAGTTCTGCGACCGTGTAACCAAAGCACTATACAGCAGCAAGCCTGATCCGGTGGAGTTCATTAGCTCAGAGAAATTGCTGATTGTGCAGCTTCTGGAGAATGAGCTTCGGGACATGGAGGTTGAATTCGGCCGCGATATTTCCA ACATTAATATGATCCATCTACGAGCAGCTGAGCTGCATCTACGATACTTTGTATTCCTAGGCTCTAGCGCACGAAGTGATGATTTGACGAAATTATTCATCGCTACAACGTCATTCCTCGGTCGTGTGCTCGATCTGGAAACCCTACCTGGCGAGCTTATCGGACACGCCACCAACTACATTCTGCAGATGATTGTGTCCGCCGCATTTGCCCtcatgaagctgctgaagagTGACTTCCGACGCCACATCGACTTCGAACATGGGAAGTTGTTGTTTAATGGAGCCATCTCGGCCATTAGGAGAATTAGTGTCATGGACCACGACCGTCCAGTGCGACTGGCAGACATTCTGGCGCAGATGTGGAATGCGGGCAGCCCCGAGGGCCCGGCGGGAGAGGACGCCCTGCAGCTGAAGGTGCGCTGCCGGATGAGCATGAGTCATGTCTATGATACTGTCTGGCGTTGGCGGCAGCGATTCCGCCCAATGAAGAGCATTGAGGATCCGCAAG CTACCATGGCGAACCCTAGTCTTCCCGCGACGGCCGGTCCCTTGacccggcagcagcaggaagaggcGCTGGCGGACCCAGGGTTGATTTACCCCCCGAACTTCGATCAAGGGGCCTTCATCAGCGAAGCCGGATTCTCGGAGGTGTTCGATTCGCTTAACTGGGTGTTTGATGGGATTCCGGACACGTTTGTTGCCCCCCCGGTCATGTAG
- a CDS encoding uncharacterized protein (TransMembrane:2 (i75-99o111-133i)) → MQIRKPPLPHSRYYSGIAPHGLAAVNRIIYRLEPVILAPSRATATSFLGRSVIQVPVGPPYVISRFALFGHRLRLFPGLSLLLFYFTSAFFLLGLLSGFLPSWSSIRLSSYTIPLPLGIFAFISSAIGSIDLFRLAPPETLSSATVTGV, encoded by the coding sequence ATGCAAATACGgaaaccccccctcccccataGCCGGTATTACAGCGGTATTGCACCACACGGACTGGCAGCCGTCAACCGGATAATTTACCGTCTCGAGCCGGTAATCCTTGCCCCCTCTCGGGCTACTGCGACTTCCTTCTTGGGTAGGTCGGTCATACAGGTGCCAGTTGGTCCTCCTTACGTTATCTCCAGATTCGCTCTCTTCGGCCACCGTCTTCGGCTTTTTCCTGGTCtatctctccttctcttctactttacttctgctttcttccttcttggtcttctatccggctttcttccttcttggtcttctatCCGGCTTTCTTCCTATACTATCCCCCTTCCGCTGGGCATCTTCGCTTTCATCTCTTCCGCCATCGGATCCATTGACCTTTTCCGCCTTGCCCCCCCCGAAACTCTCAGTTCCGCGACGGTTACCGGGGTTTaa
- a CDS encoding uncharacterized protein (COG:S;~EggNog:ENOG410PNUC;~InterPro:IPR021100;~TransMembrane:5 (o6-23i30-50o62-78i90-109o121-139i);~go_component: GO:0005789 - endoplasmic reticulum membrane [Evidence IEA];~go_process: GO:0034599 - cellular response to oxidative stress [Evidence IEA]), whose product MWCSASAYLSYFFADCMMSRWLLNYTPPAVVIRLLTTNGLIAYITSWVLYLSGASSDPRCLLPAWISITTTLTFLYHATQNHATIKRETAAALLVVAVASFVSMSSLLLQLHLTRENEPEVPVFVITRKLWDWAVAIFLRMRVSDGRAPLGEL is encoded by the exons ATGTGG TGCAGTGCATCCGCGTATCTTTCCTACTTTTTTGCTGATTGTATGATGTCTCGATG GCTTTTGAACTATACCCCACCAGCTGTTGTTATTCGTCTCCTTACTACAAACGGTTTGATTGCTTATATCACTTCTTGGGTCCTCTACCTCTCTGGAGCTTCGTCCGACCCCCGTTGTCTTTTACCCGCCTGGATATCCATTACCACT ACCCTTACCTTCCTTTATCATGCTACCCAGAATCACGCGACAATCAAGCGTGAAACCGCAGCTGCACTTCTCGTCGTGGCTGTGGCCAGCTTCGTCAGCATGTCAtcgcttctccttcagttGCATCTGACGCGAGAGAATGAGCCCGAAGTGCCcgtcttcgtcatcactcGCAAGCTTTGGGATTGGGCTGTGGCTATCTTCCTTCGTATGCGAGTGTCGGATGGGCGGGCTCCACTTGGGGAATTGTAA
- a CDS encoding uncharacterized protein (COG:S;~EggNog:ENOG410PPRR;~InterPro:IPR005351;~PFAM:PF03669;~TransMembrane:2 (i47-63o75-95i)), which produces MASKKDMRRLDLAIPYIDPPKSKDEADMSSAMSSTMPMAAMFTRNRMIGWVSFVFSLQSWLGETPDQKRTASTPAYMSVLMSLMALVVTYFPIFLPPQNARAAPGATASTTPSP; this is translated from the exons ATGGCATCTAAAAAGGACATGCGGAGGTTGGACCTCG CCATCCCCTACATCGACCCTCCCAAGAGCAAGGATGAGGCCGACATGTCTA GCGCCATGTCCAGCACCATGCCTATGGCTGCG ATGTTCACCAGGAATAG AATGATCGGATG GGTCTCCTTCGTTTTCTCGCTTCAGTCCTGGCTCGGTGAGACTCCAGACCAGAAGAGAACTGCTTCGACTCCGGCCTACATGTCCGTCTTGATGTCCT TGATGGCTTTGGTGGTT ACCTActtccccatcttcctgCCTCCCCAGAATGCGCGCGCTGCGCCGGGCGCTACTGCTTCCACCACTCCTTCCCCTTAA